The following proteins are encoded in a genomic region of Cryptomeria japonica chromosome 11, Sugi_1.0, whole genome shotgun sequence:
- the LOC131860401 gene encoding uncharacterized protein LOC131860401, with amino-acid sequence MALPLQQRTRHVHLHKYALHLIKYYDQKFGQHVRFRYYIYNLMMRHRSQQSVAMCIKTNLEDSLPHNLHGLKEYLQNKPSNELPNHIMRYAASLRGTRAFWSKSRRDLTTMIEQLGAPTLFFTLSSTDTKWPDLHKLLPKKMSTTVHNNRRQFIENLVNNPHITALYLHLRFQIFHDEVIVKQLKAIDHWYRYEWQHRGSAHIHGFLWLPEAPNIDNLDWSDHASIQSIKHLFDQYITTWNPPTKEARLNKQYMPAISDPCLADTEIISRSDPSIDYTKLLNVVQRHTKCSEYTCLKKKNSTLECRYKVP; translated from the coding sequence ATGgctttaccactacaacaaagaaCAAGGCATGTACATTTACATAAATATGCTTTGCACCTGATCAAATATTACGATCAAAAATTTGGTCAACATGTGCGCTTTAGgtattatatctacaatcttatgatgagACATCGATCTCAACAATCAGTTGCTATGTGCATTAAGACTAATCTAGAAGATAGTCTTCCACACAATCTTCATGGTctaaaagaatacttgcaaaataaaCCCTCAAATGAATTGCCAAATCATATCATGCGATATGCAGCCTCATTGCGTGGTACACGAGCATTTTGGAGCAAATCCCGACGAGACCTTACAACAATGATAGAACAGTTAGGTGCACCTACACTGTTCTTTACCTTAAGCTCAACTGATACAAAATGGCCAGACTTGCATAAGTTATTGCCAAAAAAAATGTCAACTACTGTGCACAACAACAGAAGACAATTTATTGAAAATTTAGTCAATAATCCACATATAACAGCTTTATACttgcacttaagatttcaaatctttcatgatgaagtcattgtcaaacAGCTGAAAGCCATTGACCACTGgtacagatatgaatggcaacaccgagGATCTGCCCATATACATGGCTTTCTTTGGTTGCCAGAAGcaccaaatattgataaccttgATTGGTCAGATCATGCAAGCATCCAATCAATTAAACACTTATTTGACCAgtacatcacaacatggaatccacCAACTAAAGAGGCTCGCTTGAACAAGCAATATATGCCAGCAATTTCAGATccatgtcttgcagatacagagatTATATCTAGGTCTGATCCTTCCATTGATTATACTAAATTACTCAATGTTGTTCAGCGGcatacaaagtgttcagagtaTACTTGCTTGAAGAAAAAAAACTCAACACTTGAATGTCGGTACAAAGTTCCTTGA